A region from the Beduinella massiliensis genome encodes:
- a CDS encoding ATP-binding protein, protein MERGKGVTLRGLFVRYLILTGVLAAAIALVWWGCILHAIEAGFVLPAYTGERAARAAAERMRETGALDESVHSSFFDYVLLDESGDMLESSLTVRAQERVKKRLEQGREASDFEMRVPLAEGRVCLLLFDYNTPYGNEALRGRLPNFQVTMFVLLVAGWGTVILLTALSFSRRLKRQIDLLSGVAARVAREDLDFEVPRSGVQEIGEVLDAMGRMKDALKESLSRQWSLEQQRREQMQSLVHDLRTPLTVIEGNAELLQEDGTLDAGQHRCAEAIVQSAESARAYVKELRGALYEETGALNRQKTELSGWVQGFLKSARTLCEGAGLSFQAEASGFAVMDAQAMQRAVMNLIDNAARFAPAGGRVRLRAEQLAAGAVFIVEDTGPGFTKDALAHGQERFFRDERARGQDGHYGLGLYSAAQTAERHGGRMKLENAEAGGARVTIWIDGTAA, encoded by the coding sequence GTGGAGCGCGGAAAGGGCGTGACGCTTCGGGGGCTCTTCGTGCGCTACCTGATCCTAACGGGCGTGCTGGCGGCGGCCATCGCGCTCGTCTGGTGGGGCTGCATCCTGCACGCCATCGAGGCGGGATTCGTGCTGCCCGCGTATACGGGCGAGCGGGCAGCGCGCGCTGCGGCGGAACGGATGCGGGAAACGGGCGCGCTGGACGAGTCGGTGCATTCGTCGTTCTTTGATTACGTCCTGCTCGACGAATCGGGCGATATGCTCGAATCCTCGCTCACGGTGCGGGCGCAGGAGCGCGTGAAAAAGCGCCTTGAGCAGGGGCGCGAGGCGTCGGATTTCGAGATGCGCGTGCCGCTTGCGGAGGGGCGCGTCTGCCTGCTCCTCTTTGATTACAACACGCCCTACGGAAACGAGGCCCTGCGGGGGCGTCTGCCGAACTTTCAGGTGACGATGTTCGTGCTGCTCGTGGCCGGCTGGGGAACTGTGATCCTGCTGACGGCGCTCTCGTTCAGCCGCAGGCTCAAGCGGCAGATCGACCTGCTCTCCGGCGTCGCCGCGCGGGTCGCAAGGGAGGATCTGGACTTTGAGGTGCCCCGTTCCGGCGTGCAGGAAATCGGCGAGGTGCTCGACGCGATGGGCCGGATGAAGGACGCCTTAAAGGAGTCGCTGAGCCGCCAGTGGAGCCTTGAACAGCAGCGGCGGGAGCAGATGCAATCGCTGGTGCACGACCTGCGCACGCCGCTCACGGTCATCGAAGGGAACGCCGAGCTGCTCCAGGAGGACGGAACCCTGGATGCCGGGCAGCACCGCTGTGCGGAGGCGATCGTGCAGAGCGCGGAGAGCGCGCGGGCGTATGTAAAGGAGCTGCGGGGAGCGCTCTACGAGGAGACGGGCGCGCTGAACCGGCAAAAAACGGAGCTCTCCGGCTGGGTACAGGGCTTTTTGAAGTCGGCCCGGACGCTCTGTGAGGGCGCAGGCCTCTCCTTCCAGGCGGAGGCATCGGGCTTTGCCGTGATGGACGCGCAGGCGATGCAGCGCGCGGTCATGAACCTGATCGATAACGCGGCGCGCTTCGCGCCCGCTGGCGGCCGGGTGCGCCTGAGGGCGGAGCAGCTCGCCGCGGGCGCGGTCTTCATCGTGGAGGATACGGGCCCGGGCTTTACGAAGGATGCGCTGGCGCATGGGCAGGAACGCTTTTTCCGGGACGAGCGGGCCAGAGGGCAGGACGGGCACTACGGACTGGGCCTTTACAGCGCGGCGCAGACGGCGGAGCGTCACGGAGGACGTATGAAGCTGGAAAACGCCGAGGCGGGCGGGGCCCGCGTCACGATATGGATCGATGGAACGGCAGCGTAA